GCCAGGCATACTTACTTGGTGACGCAGAACGCCTACGTCGCGTACTGGATGCACCACCGTGACATGCTTCTCTCGACGAATAGCGCCTCCAACGACACCTCGTCGCGGAATACCCCACAAGATACCATCGAGCGCATGATCAAGACCGAGTTCTTGATTGCAAGGGCATTACTGCACAGTGCGACAAAAGAAACTTTGCAGCCCATGAACATCCCGGTTTCGGACATTGGCTACTACACGGCTAACGTGTCCTCTAACGAATGGCTCGACAAGCTCAACGTCAACGTCGCGGACGAGTCGACACCGTTCACCTTGGGAGACCAGATCCTGGTTGCCGATGCGTCTGTGCTAGGGTCTATCGGCATGATCTTCAGCGCACACACGGACCGCGAGATCCTGTCTCAACTGTCCTGGCAATTCGTTCAGGATTACGGAGCCGTGGTCGACTCGGGTCTGGAACGCCTTTTCGGGGACCGCTGGGACGCGTTGTTCTGCGCCAGGCAGGTCGCGGAAATATACGCCCCGCTCGTCGCGGTTTTGCAGTGGAAGCTGCATGCCAGTGACGCCGAGAGGACACTCCTGAAAGCCAAGCTACGCAGCCTGGTATACCGAACTGCGATGGCTGTCAGTTCTCAGTGGTGGCTCGCGGAGCAGGACAAGCGCGTAGCCGAGGAAAAGCTTCGAGCCCTGACCGTCCGGCTGTGGCCACCGACGCAGCTGGAGCGGGAGCTCGGACAGCTTTACAATGACTTCCCAAACGGCACGGCAGCGGATGAGTCCTTCGTGAAGACCTGGATCAAGAGCCGAATTGCCCTCACTCGTCGAGCTACCAGCCCCTCTCGAGAGTTGGTAGCGAGCTACAGTCCTACGCTGTCGCCGTTGATGATCAGGTACGACTACCTGGACAATGCCGTGGACCTGGCCGCGCCGTCACTGACGGATCCGCTGTTTTACGTCAATGCCACTCCCTCCATGTTCTACGGTGGTATCGGCTTTTACTTCGCTGCCCAGATAATGCGGTCGCTGGACTGGACGGGACTCAAGGTGGATGCTGGCGGCCGCATCATCTCACCGTCGTGGATGACCGAGATCAGCCGCAAGACCGTCGGAAGTCGCCTGAGCTGTCCCACAGCGGGCGTGACGAACAAAGCGCTGCTGCCTTATCTTCCGGCCCTGGAGGTGGTCTGGCAAGTGTTCATCGAAGAAGCAACGACGTCAGAGATCCGACTGGACGTCGGTGGCGAGCTCACCGAGCCGAAGACGTTCTTTATGACGCTGTGTCGCATGGCCTGCTCCACTAATCCGTGGGCGGGGGCTGTCGTGGACTGCAACGCTGTTCTGAAAAACTCTCGCGAGTTCGCGACGACCTACCGCTGCAAGATTGATTCTCCGATGAATCCATCGAAGAAATGCGTCTTCTTCAGCTAGGATGTTTCCGACTTCAGCTGCTTTTCTTTTTATGCGTCTGCTGTCGTTTGAGTTTGGTTGTGTAAATGGGTTCATTCGAAAACCTTACTTGTATCCTGGGCCACCATAACTGAGTATAGCTGTTGTGCGGGCCTGTTGGCATGATGTATTTTATTGTGAGATGTTTACTATCATACTGATGCTTTACCTGCACTGCCTACTATCTCAAATAAATGGCCTTTTATGGTTTGCGAACATTCTACTAATCTATACAAAGAGCCATCTTTTTGAAGCGTGTTTATTGAAACCCACACTCGACGTGACATAGTTTCATAGACATTGAGTCAACGGAAAACCTTTTTCAGTGCCCAGAGTACTTGACCTCAGAAAGAATAAACTAGGACAGAGTGCCCTGCCCTTCGTTGTGCGCCCTGCTTTTTCTTGTCCCTTTCCTTCAAGCAATCTGTACACTGAGAAAGGTGTTCCTTGTCAGAGATGTACCAATCAGCCCAAGCCGTCACCTTGTTGAGTCCATGGGAGCGTCTTGAAAGCCGTTCAGTGCATGGCGTTCATTTTGGTTTCAATGCTTTGCAAACTGAAGCTGTCGTACCTTTATTGCGGACTGCTTATTTAGAATAAACTTGGTGACGATGCCAGTACGTGCATCATCGATTTGCATGTCCACTCTGGCGCCTTGCAAGTACGAACGTAGGGCGTAAATAACCGCTTGCTCCAAGTACAATTCAGTTTCCAAATTTAATACAGGGTCGACATCTCGTCGTGTGTACAAATCAGCTGCGTTTCATTTTGTTCGCCATGTCGTATTCGTAAGCGCTCAGCGCTGGTGATTAGATGTCACTTCAAAAGTGTCCTAGGATTGCTGATCAATCGATGCCGGGTTTAGTACTAATACGAGTCCGATGACCTTGTAAAAAGCTGTGCTTTGTTGCCTAACTTCTTAGAATAAATTACACTTTCTTCGGACTGAAAAACAAATGGTAATCTGCCGCAGATAGCCGTCCCTCGTTCGTGCCCGTTATTTTGACgctgcaaagcattcaggtactACGTAGCTTGCCGATACTTGCACCATCGTGGCTGGAGTGGCGATTTTTATAAAACGATTAGAAACAGCACTTATTGTATTGTGTCACCTTTTTAATGTAtggttacggatgtgatgggttcatttacactgaaaaagatgtcagcgctctaccgtcactgccgaatcaccattcctcgagagcgtccgatctcttcttcttcctcgctcttccatccgcgttacatttccctccgggccagacgaagctcaccgagcgagtagaagcgatcggttattgtagggcttcaatcgggaaatgtgcacaatttgcgtcttgcgcgaacgccggttctgagctgtcactttcgcaacagcgtaagtgatgtcacttaggcactgagtaatgacgaatggtcctgagtacttagaaagaaacttctggcaaagtcccttctttcgaacgggcgtccacagccagaccaaatcacctgtagcgaaattcacgggcgggtgttttgcatcgtaacggtctttcgcgcgagcgtgggcggaaagagttcggagccgagcaagtcagtgagcttcttcggcgcgacacaaagtctgcgcgacactggcgttttcgttcgtggaaaaaggaagtatggtgtcaagaaaactttggggatgacgagaATAGAGAAgtaagaaaggcgtataacccgtgacttcgtgttttgcggtattaaaggcgtatgtaacaaaaggtaatatggcatcccagttcttgtgatccgctgcgacgtacattgaaaccATGTtcatgatggtacgattggtgcgctcagtgaggccgttggtctgagggtggtatggcgtggaatggcgatactgacacccacaaagccgtagcaactcttcgacaacgtcagcggtaaactgtcggccgcgatcacttatcaccacacgaggggccccgtgacgaagtatgatcgagtgtagaagaaaccatgacacatcagatgatatggctgaagcaaccgccattaTTTCAGTATACCatgtcaggtaatctacgcacacaataatccagcggcggccggtggtagacttggggaaagggcccagtaaatctatgccgactttttcgaatggtgatgtcggtggcttaactgGCTGCAGTGGACCGGccaatggtgtggtaggttgtttgtggtgttggcagacatcacaacttgcgacgtagtgcttggtggtcttccagagtcgaggccagtaaaaacgttgtcggatacggtgaagcgttcgggcaaatccaaggtgcccagacgtgatgtcatcgtgcatggcttggaataccacAAGACGccggcattctggcacgacgagaaGTAGTGTGGagccatggctggagtaattcttgcgatatggtagggcgtcatgaatcacgaatggcgtggtgcgtttagagctacgagccacatcaatcattggtttcagcgaagggtcacgctgttgctcgtgacggaagacgtccaagtttgggaagttggatgagattgcggccaggtagttgtccaaatcatcatcagcagcatccACAGTCacagatggaagacgagataagcagtagGCATCTGcatgacatcgaccgctcttgtaggtcacagaataattatattcttgaagccgtaaggcccagcgagccaaccgaccagctgggtcacgtagtccgacaagccaacaaagcgaatgatgatctgtgacgatcttgaactgccggctGTACAAATAAgttctgaacttttggacggcgaaaacaactgcaagacattccagttcggtgaccgtataattcctctccgccttagtcaaagtacgacttgcgtacgccacgacatgctggcggctgtcgtgatattgaactagcacggcaccaacaccaataccactagcatctgtatgcagttccgtgagtgcctccgggtctaaatggcgcaagaggggcccggaagtaagcaaatacttcagctgctcgaaagcagcctcacactcaacggtccatcggaatggggcgtttttgcAGAGCAACTCTGCCAGGGGATGAGCCAGCTGatcgaagtctttgataaaccgacgaaaataagaacacaggcccacgaagctacggagatccttcacagacgtcggttgcttgaagtctcggacagcactgattttgcgcgggtctggtcgtataccgtccctgtcgactagatatccaagcacaagggcttgacgctcaccaaaatgacacttctttgcgtttaaaacgagaccagcttgtttaacgcaatctagaacaacgctaagccgatggttgtgctcgtggaatgtcttgccaaaaataattacatcatcgagataacacatacatatcttcCATTTGAGGCCGCGAAGGATGAAGTCCATGAATCGATCGAAGGTatctggggcattgcataagccaaacggcataacattgaattctaataacccatcaggcgtgacaaaagcagtcttctctttgtcagacggatgcattggtatttgccagtatccagaccttaggtcgacggacgaaaagtatgcggccgagtgcagacaatcaacagcatcgtcgatgcgtggtagcggatacacgtctttctttgtgacgatgttgagacggcggtagtctacacaaaatcgccaagagttgtctttcttttttaccaatataacaggagctgcccagggactgcttgactcttgaataacgcctttctgcagcatgtcgttgacctgatcggcgatcacttgcctctctgacggggatacgtgCTAGGGTTtttggcgtatcggtgtagcatctcacGTGTTGATGCGGGGGTGgatacgggattcgggcaacatggaacaacgcgttttgagcgaaatcaaagactcccgcgtagcgtgtaagtacctcctcaaggacattctgctcggaagaaggcaacgacttattgatcatacgtttaatctcagctgagtagttgggcgcagtctgactgatgactggagactctgagaccattctgacgtcaattgtggcctgctcctcgaacgttcccagtttgaatccggctggtagaacaacaggctccgaggctgcgttgagcgccctgcaagcatgtccgtcgatgtatgtaaggacagaccgtgggaccagcacattcttctagatggcgtttgcatgatcaggctccacaagtccagtgcagggtcctgagcggacatgagaagagcatacgggtacaaacactgctgtccgaccagggatcgtcacatcttcagacaacgaaagagcatcgatgggcagagtcggaaaatcgtcaactattgcagcgggcaacgtactttgtagaagaatctctccagttccacagtcaagtgtagcgccgcattcatgaaggaggtctatccctaaaatgacgtcatgagctgcgcgagccagtacagtgaattcaactcggaaattttgtccaccaatcgtgagtacaactgaaggaataccaacagggcataacgtttcgcctccaactccacgaaaagtttctttacgattccacgcgaacataactttgtgacccaagaaacgatgtttgaaacgaagcctcataaccgaaacagcagcaccagtgtctacaagagcaagagcatctacaccgtctatacacacacgcactttgttcatcaacatcacagcagaaggagaaattggcgaaactgaccgtcccgcgaccgcacctccatcggtcacaccagttagtttcccagccgatgcggggaaggtgaccgacgacgcggagacggcgaccggcgggaacgtgtcggaggcggcgtcaggcttcgctcggaggcgggggactcgctgcgaaatttgttaagccattgctgtcggggacggtggtcggccgggtgagaggtccaggtttcgtgcatacgaggtggttgcgtcgaaaaacgtggcggcaccggcgtttcgtacatacgagccggatacgtcgaaaaacgtagaggtgcaggcggccgtctgggacagaagcgcgaaatatgccctgggagaccacatgtgtagcaaacggggacttgtcggcttacattagcaggagcagaggtggcagaagtacgcggagacgggtcgtgctccgcaggaacattttgtgatgacgcatagtaatcttctggtagaggcctggttgacgacggtcggaggtccgcagcggcacgccgagatgatgacatccggtggtggccacgacccgtcggggaaaacggaagcctcggggtaaaatctgcagtttctgtgcgtggacggttttcgacgtggcgctctctcatccagtagggaggtggttcggggcacgcggcgaatgagcattggtggtgaacgtcacctgcttgaagtcgtacgagctcttctcgaactacccgacgtacgaggaagggaatgtcttcgcaggtggcgacgtccatacttgcgacagtgggaacattgtccaagcgcccgaacttgggtagaattcttcgggtcttcaacgcctcgaatgcgcgacactgctgcctgaaaatcgaaggagtgttcaagcTTTCTTTTGTTATcgaaaaattgtacacgtcctcggcgatgccttttaacaaatgaccgactttgtcttcgtcagacatatttgcgttgacaatcctgcaaagcttcaatacttcttcaatgtaggttgtgcacgtctcgccgggcaactgagccctacgtgacagttttttctcagctttctttttcatggaactcatgtccccaaagcaggccttcagttccttaacaaatatatcccaagtggggaggacatgttcatggttctcaaaccaaagcaaggctgtcccggcaaggaagaatactacgttcacgagcttcgccggtgcgccccattcgtagtagcggctcactctgtcgaagtgttttagccaggcgtccacgtcttcgtcagttttacctgagaaaattcgtggctcgggtgcccagtagtctggttgtcgaggtcgacggccaccttgtgccgtgtcggtggcactggtggatgcagcagcgtagttaGTCAATGgtattgctgtgtcgtcgttcatgctgatgtccgggggtaggccagctaagcgtctgcttcttcgaagaacttctgctgcggggtccaggatggcaagttactCAGCACCGTTCCACCAAAGCtgggatgtgatgggtttatttacactgaaaaagatggcagcgctctaccgtcactgccgaatcaccattcctcgagagcgtccgatctcttcttcttcctcgctcttctAGTCCGCGTTACAGTATAAAACAGTTGATAATTGATTTATTGTGTGGTTTCTACCATCAGAAGGGTGGTTTTAAACAAGACCTTTAAGATAGGCAGCGTagaaaaaaattagaaagaaTAATAATTGACCAATATGTCTCAAATAAGTCTATCACGCCGGCACTCATAACTCCCAATCCTACTACGTGAAAAGAAAACGGACTGGGAGCACTGTAGTTGTGTATAtatgctgtgaaaaaaaaaaacaaagatactCGCGCCATGGTCATGGTCAGAATTATCTCAcaacctaaaagaaaaaaaaaactaagcaaaGTGAAAATTCAAGGGCTCgtattacagcaaaagctgttatgagaccaaaactcgggtcatgcgcggcgccgtagttgtccaccgccaccggtgtccgtaaccactgccGCACGAAATAAGagaaatcccagcatatccacggagtgcatgatgagtggagcgaaacATCCGTAAGTCCGTCCGCACTTCCGTCcgcccgttcgttcttgcttctgtgcgtccgtgcgtccgtctttgcgtccgtctttgcgtccgtctttgcgtccgtctttgcgtctgtccgtgcgtccatgacggcgttcgcccatgcgtccatcccggcgtccgtccattcattcgtgcgtctgtttgtctgtccgcccTAGTGTCTGTCGATCCGTCTatccatcttgtgaacactccaagtgccaccatctcgcatctttttactatatattcatatattcatcatatagaagggccgctatccagcggacattccaatgactaaacgggaggaggcacggccggactagaggagcggcacgcgcgcacattctaacggcctgcgcttcgtgtctagttcccagcTTTCACCACCTccagttcatggcactgcggcccaaccctcgctaaaccttgctaaaaccaaggaggttacgcccggcgagtttAAAATGGCAACCTTTCCTGGTCAGATAGAGtgcaaagtgcgtccttctgttataggttttttttagtaagcataaaATTCAAGGCAGTTTTTgtttggaga
This genomic interval from Rhipicephalus microplus isolate Deutch F79 chromosome 10, USDA_Rmic, whole genome shotgun sequence contains the following:
- the LOC142774222 gene encoding neprilysin-1-like; translated protein: MKAVDDILKPLVGGGSPSEVLGYTEFSHPALPVLPTPSTVTPSMHAPASPYPAEAALVETSGNTKSSPAGSPYRYSPGAISTSRDATEAFYFAAICSIFVVLAFALMALYFVNAARHRDRSERHVVRRTTCDSRDCQRHALLLTVGLNRSADPCHDFSAYVCSAWTSGVSRANGSMETIKSQLNDVLIAWLRGLEDLLISGLDLQKVASKPLALLRSCQAPGRRTSAEDLDEFRKLIPLLGLSWPDDDCCDVSALGVLLGLVYRWDLCFWLRIRLLLKSNGKHLALYPAPRVLVERFAARHTYLVTQNAYVAYWMHHRDMLLSTNSASNDTSSRNTPQDTIERMIKTEFLIARALLHSATKETLQPMNIPVSDIGYYTANVSSNEWLDKLNVNVADESTPFTLGDQILVADASVLGSIGMIFSAHTDREILSQLSWQFVQDYGAVVDSGLERLFGDRWDALFCARQVAEIYAPLVAVLQWKLHASDAERTLLKAKLRSLVYRTAMAVSSQWWLAEQDKRVAEEKLRALTVRLWPPTQLERELGQLYNDFPNGTAADESFVKTWIKSRIALTRRATSPSRELVASYSPTLSPLMIRYDYLDNAVDLAAPSLTDPLFYVNATPSMFYGGIGFYFAAQIMRSLDWTGLKVDAGGRIISPSWMTEISRKTVGSRLSCPTAGVTNKALLPYLPALEVVWQVFIEEATTSEIRLDVGGELTEPKTFFMTLCRMACSTNPWAGAVVDCNAVLKNSREFATTYRCKIDSPMNPSKKCVFFS